In one window of Oncorhynchus kisutch isolate 150728-3 linkage group LG16, Okis_V2, whole genome shotgun sequence DNA:
- the LOC109906624 gene encoding inhibitor of growth protein 2-like: protein MLGHHYPNVEKSQLVSYVEDYLECVESMPLDIQRNVSLLREIDSKYQEVLKEVDDVYERYQGEQDAAQRKRLQIQLQRALISSQELGDEKIHVVTQMTELVENRSRQMDSLCLQEPSETSERVVTERRSSSVQEAAVSTPAERSSARRPRRQRNSESRDSNHASGNGAVLDDPADELPLQPREKRSKSAKKKKRKAKQERDASPVEFTIDPNEPTYCLCEQVSYGEMIGCDNDACPIEWFHFSCVGLTYKPKGKWFCPKCRGDNEKTMDKNLDKNKKDRRSR from the exons ATGTTAGGTCATCACTATCCAAACGTGGAAAAGTCACAACTGGTCAGCTATGTGGAGGATTATTTGGAATGTGTTGAGTCCATGCCTTTGGACATACAAAGAAACGTCTCTCTGCTGCGAGAAATTGACTCAAAGTATCAAG AGGTCCTGAAGGAGGTTGACGATGTCTATGAGCGTTACCAGGGCGAGCAGGATGCGGCACAGCGTAAGAGGCTTCAGATTCAGCTGCAGCGGGCCCTCATCAGTAGCCAGGAGCTCGGCGACGAGAAGATCCATGTGGTTACCCAGATGACCGAGCTGGTAGAGAACCGCTCCCGCCAGATGGACTCCCTCTGCCTCCAGGAGCCCAGCGAGACCAGTGAGCGGGTCGTCACCGAGCGGCGCTCCAGTTCTGTCCAGGAGGCGGCGGTGTCCACCCCTGCTGAGCGTTCCTCGGCCCGCCGGCCGAGACGCCAGCGCAACAGTGAGAGCCGGGACTCCAACCACGCCTCGGGGAATGGAGCGGTGCTGGACGACCCGGCGGATGAGCTGCCCCTGCAGCCGCGGGAGAAAAGGTCCAAGTCGGCCAAGAAGAAGAAGCGCAAGGCCAAGCAGGAGCGCGACGCCTCGCCCGTGGAGTTCACCATCGACCCAAACGAGCCCACCTACTGCCTGTGCGAGCAGGTGTCATACGGCGAGATGATCGGCTGCGATAACGACGCGTGCCCCATCGAGTGGTTCCACTTTTCCTGCGTGGGGCTCACCTACAAGCCCAAGGGGAAGTGGTTCTGTCCCAAGTGCAGAGGGGACAACGAAAAGACTATGGACAAAAACTTGGACAAGAACAAAAAGGACCGGAGGTCCAGGTAG